One window from the genome of Candidatus Caccoplasma merdavium encodes:
- a CDS encoding 3-dehydroquinate dehydratase — MDIWIINGPNLNLLGKREKSVYGDASFESYLETLRARYPHHTIHYYQSNVEGELINQIHACGFSPVGIVLNAGAYTHTSIALSDAIRAVPAPVVEVHISNIHAREPYRHVSMIAAACRGSIAGFGLDSYRLAVEALLETEKNK; from the coding sequence ATGGATATATGGATTATTAACGGACCGAACTTGAATTTGTTGGGGAAACGCGAGAAGAGCGTTTATGGCGACGCTTCGTTTGAAAGTTATCTCGAAACGTTGCGGGCCCGCTATCCCCACCACACCATTCACTATTACCAGTCGAACGTCGAAGGCGAGTTGATAAACCAAATCCACGCGTGCGGTTTCTCGCCCGTGGGCATTGTGCTCAATGCCGGAGCCTACACCCACACCTCCATTGCTCTTTCCGATGCCATCAGGGCCGTGCCGGCACCTGTGGTCGAAGTGCACATTTCCAATATCCATGCCCGTGAGCCTTATCGCCATGTGTCGATGATTGCCGCCGCCTGTCGGGGTTCGATAGCCGGTTTCGGGCTCGACTCTTACCGCCTCGCCGTCGAGGCGCTTCTCGAAACAGAAAAAAACAAGTAA